From the genome of Winogradskyella forsetii, one region includes:
- the truB gene encoding tRNA pseudouridine(55) synthase TruB: MQTEDDFKNGQVLLIDKPLTWTSFQVVNKLRWSIRQAFNIKKIKVGHAGTLDPLATGLLVICTGKMTKQINTFQGQEKEYTGTFVLGATTPSFDLETEVNETFPTEHITDDLIHASTQQFIGKIDQFPPVFSAIKKDGKRLYEFARAGEDVEIKSRQVEITEFEITQISNLELHFRVVCSKGTYIRSLAHDFGKALNSGAHLSALRRTRIGDFKVEDALTPETFIENLPLK, from the coding sequence ATGCAAACCGAAGACGATTTTAAAAACGGACAAGTCTTATTGATAGACAAGCCATTGACGTGGACATCGTTTCAAGTGGTGAACAAGTTGCGTTGGTCAATTCGGCAAGCCTTCAACATTAAAAAAATCAAAGTGGGTCATGCTGGTACTTTAGATCCTTTGGCAACAGGTTTATTAGTGATTTGTACAGGAAAGATGACCAAACAAATCAACACTTTTCAAGGGCAAGAAAAAGAATACACAGGTACGTTTGTTTTAGGTGCTACCACTCCATCTTTTGATTTGGAAACTGAGGTCAATGAAACCTTTCCTACGGAACATATTACTGATGACTTAATTCATGCCTCAACACAACAGTTTATTGGAAAAATAGACCAATTTCCACCTGTATTTTCAGCCATTAAAAAAGATGGCAAGCGTTTGTACGAATTTGCAAGGGCAGGCGAAGACGTTGAAATTAAATCACGACAAGTAGAAATTACGGAGTTTGAAATCACTCAAATCAGCAACCTTGAATTGCATTTTAGAGTGGTGTGTAGCAAAGGTACTTACATAAGGTCATTGGCTCACGACTTTGGAAAAGCTTTAAATTCTGGCGCACATTTATCCGCATTACGTCGCACTAGAATTGGGGATTTTAAAGTTGAAGACGCCCTAACACCTGAAACTTTTATAGAAAATTTACCTTTAAAATAG